Proteins from a genomic interval of Chanos chanos chromosome 3, fChaCha1.1, whole genome shotgun sequence:
- the LOC115806476 gene encoding myosin-7-like isoform X3 has translation MGDALMEEFGAAAPYLRKSDKERLEAQTRPFDMKKECFVPDPEVEYVKASIVSRDGDKVTVETQQGKTVTVKEADVHPQNPPKFDKIEDMAMFTFLHEPAVLFNLKERYAAWMIYTYSGLFCVTVNPYKWLPVYNQEVVIAYRGKKRSEAPPHIFSISDNAYQYMLADRENQSILITGESGAGKTVNTKRVIQYFASIAAGGSKRDVNDKKGTLEDQIIQCNPALEAFGNAKTIRNDNSSRFGKFIRIHFAASGKLASADIETYLLEKSRVTYQLKAERDYHIFYQILSQKKPELLEMLLITNNPYDYAYISQGETTVASINDGDELMATDEAFDVLGFTQEEKNSIYKLTGAIMHYGNMKFKQKQREEQAEADGTEDADKSAYLMGLNSADLIKALCHPRVKVGNEWVTKGQNVQQVYYAIGALSKSVYEKMFLWMVVRINQSLDTKQPRQYFIGVLDIAGFEIFDFNTFEQLCINFTNEKLQQFFNHHMFVLEQEEYKKEGIEWEFIDFGMDLQACIDLIEKPMGIMSILEEECMFPKASDTTFKAKLYDNHLGKSNNFQKPRIVKGKPEAHFSLVHYAGTVDYNINNWLVKNKDPLNETVVGLYQKSTMKLLANLFANYAGADSTQEGTGGKGKEKKKKGSSFQTVSALHRENLNKLMTNLRSTHPHFVRCIIPNETKTPGAMENPLVMHQLRCNGVLEGIRICRKGFPNRILYGDFKQRYRILNPAAIPEGQFIDSRKGAEKLLGSLDIDHNQYKFGHTKVFFKAGLLGTLEEMRDDRLALIITGIQARARGLLSRIEFQKIVERRDSLLVIQWNIRAFMGVKNWPWMKLYFKIKPLLRSAEAEKEMANMKEEFLKLKEAYAKSEARRKELEEKMVTLLQEKNDLQLQVQAEQDNLSDAEERCEGLIKNKIQLEAKCKELNERLEDEEEMNAELTAKKRKLEDECSELKKDIDDLELTLAKVEKEKHATENKVKNLTEEMAALDEIIAKLTKEKKALQEAHQQTLDDLQSEEDKVNTLTKAKAKLEQQVDDLEGSLEQEKKIRMDLERAKRKLEGDLKLTQESVMDLENDKQQLEERLKKKDFEISQLNSKIEDEQAMGAQLQKKLKELQARIEELEEELEAERAARAKVEKQRADLARELEEISERLEEAGGATAAQIEMNKKREAEFQKLRRDLEESTLQHEATAATLRKKHADSVADLGEQIDSLQRVKQKLEKEKSELRLELDDVVSNMEQIVKAKANLEKMCRTLEDQMTEYRTKFEEGQRSINDFTMQKAKLQTENGELARQLEEKDSLVSQLTRGKQSYTQQIEDLKRQLEEEVKAKNALAHAVQSARHDADLLREQFEEEQEAKAELQRSLSKANSEVAQWRTKYETDAIQRTEELEEAKKKLAQRLQDAEEAVEAVNAKCASLEKTKHRLQNEIEDLMVDVERANAAAAALDKKQRNFDKVLAEWKQKYEESQSELESSQKEARSLSTELFKLKNSYEESLDHLETMKRENKNLQEEISDLTEQLGESGKSIHELEKIRKQLEQEKSEIQAALEEAEASLEHEEGKILRAQLEFNQVKADIERKLAEKDEEMEQAKRNQQRMVDTLQSSLEAETRSRNEALRLKKKMEGDLNEMEIQLSQANRQAAEAQKQLKGLHGHLKDAQLQLDDALRANDDLKENIAIVERRNNLLQAELDELRSLVEQTERGRKLAEQELLDVSERVQLLHSQNTSLLNQKKKLEADTSQLQTEVEEAVQECRNAEEKAKKAITDAAMMAEELKKEQDTSAHLERMKKNMEQTIKDLQHRLDEAEQIAMKGGKKQVQKLEARVRELEAEVEMEQRKSADSVKGIRKYERRIKELTYQTEEDRKNLARLQDLVDKLQLKVKSYKRTAEEAEEQANANLTKFRKLQHELDEAEERADIAESQVNKLRAKSRDAGSKKGHDEE, from the exons ATGGGTGATGCGCTCATGGAGGAGTTTGGGGCGGCTGCCCCCTACTTGCGAAAGTCAGACAAGGAGCGTCTGGAGGCCCAGACTCGCCCCTTTGACATGAAAAAGGAATGCTTTGTGCCAGACCCTGAGGTTGAATATGTGAAGGCCTCCATTGTCAGCAGAGACGGTGACAAAGTCACTGTAGAGACTCAGCAGGGGAAG ACAGTAACTGTGAAGGAGGCTGATGTCCACCCTCAGAACCCGCCAAAGTTTGATAAAATCGAGGACATGGCGATGTTCACCTTCCTGCACGAGCCTGCTGTGCTGTTTAACCTCAAAGAGCGTTATGCAGCCTGGATGATCTAC ACCTACTCTGGGTTGTTCTGTGTGACTGTCAACCCCTATAAGTGGCTGCCAGTGTACAACCAAGAAGTTGTCATTGCCTACAGAGGCAAGAAGAGGAGTGAAGCTCCTCCTCacatcttctccatctctgacaaTGCCTACCAATACATGTTGGCAG ACAGGGAAAATCAGTCCATTCTGATCAC TGGAGAATCCGGTGCTGGGAAGACTGTGAACACCAAAAGAGTCATTCAGTACTTTGCCAGTATTGCCGCtggagggagcaagagagatgTAAATGACAAAAAG GGCACTCTGGAAGATCAAATCATTCAGTGTAACCCTGCTTTGGAGGCCTTCGGTAATGCCAAGACCATTAGGAATGACAACTCCTCCAGATTT GGCAAGTTCATCCGAATTCACTTTGCAGCCAGTGGCAAGCTAGCCTCTGCTGATATTGAGACCT ATCTACTGGAGAAGTCTCGTGTGACTTATCAGCTTAAGGCTGAGAGAGACTACCACATCTTTTACCAGATTCTGTCTCAGAAGAAACCAGAGCTGCTGG AGATGCTGCTAATCACCAACAACCCCTATGACTATGCCTACATCTCCCAAGGAGAGACCACTGTAGCCTCCATTAATGACGGTGATGAGCTGATGGCTACTGAT GAAGCATTTGATGTGCTGGGATTCACTCAAGAAGAGAAGAACAGCATCTACAAGCTGACTGGTGCCATCATGCACTATGGGAACATGAAGTTCaagcagaagcagagagaggagcaggcagaggCTGATGGCACTGAGG aTGCTGACAAATCAGCATATCTGATGGGTCTAAACTCTGCTGATCTCATCAAGGCTCTATGTCATCCAAGGGTCAAAGTAGGCAATGAGTGGGTCACCAAAGGACAGAATGTGCAGCAG GTCTACTATGCTATTGGCGCACTGTCCAAGTCAGTGTATGAGAAGATGTTCCTCTGGATGGTCGTGAGAATCAACCAATCTCTGGACACAAAACAGCCTCGCCAGTACTTCATTGGTGTGCTGGACATTGCTGGTTTTGAGATCTTTGAT TTCAACACCTTTGAGCAACTGTGCATCAACTTCACTAATGAGAAGTTGCAGCAGTTCTTCAACCACCACATGTTTGTGCTGGAGCAAGAGGAGTACAAGAAGGAAGGAATTGAGTGGGAGTTCATTGACTTTGGTATGGACCTGCAGGCTTGTATTGACTTGATTGAAAAG CCCATGGGTATTATGTCCATCCTTGAAGAGGAGTGCATGTTCCCCAAGGCCAGTGACACTACATTCAAAGCCAAGCTTTATGACAACCACTTGGGAAAATCAAACAACTTCCAGAAGCCCAGGATTGTCAAAGGAAAACCAGAGGCCCATTTCTCCCTAGTTCACTATGCTGGCACTGTTGACTACAACATCAATAACTGGCTGGTGAAAAACAAGGATCCCCTTAATGAGACCGTTGTCGGGCTTTATCAGAAATCCACAATGAAACTGCTGGCCAACCTTTTTGCAAACTATGCTGGTGCAGATT CAACCCAAGAAGGTACTGGTGGAaagggtaaagaaaaaaagaagaaaggatcCTCTTTCcagactgtctctgctctccacAGG GAGAACCTGAACAAGCTGATGACCAACTTGAGGTCAACTCACCCACACTTTGTGCGATGCATCATCCCCAATGAAACAAAGACTCCTGGGGCCATGGAGAATCCTCTTGTCATGCATCAGCTGCGCTGTAACGGTGTACTGGAAGGCATCAGGATCTGCAGAAAGGGCTTCCCCAACAGGATTCTGTATGGTGACTTCAAACAGAG ATATCGTATCCTGAATCCTGCTGCTATCCCAGAAGGTCAATTCATTGACAGCAGAAAAGGAGCGGAAAAACTACTTGGCTCCCTGGACATTGACCACAATCAGTACAAATTTGGACACACCAAG gtgttcttcaaggCTGGTCTCCTGGGTACGCTTGAGGAGATGCGAGATGACCGTCTTGCTCTGATCATTACTGGAATTCAGGCCAGGGCCCGTGGTTTGCTCTCAAGAATTGAATTCCAGAAGATTGTGGAACGCAG GGATTCCTTGCTTGTCATCCAGTGGAACATCCGTGCTTTCATGGGGGTCAAGAATTGGCCCTGGATGAAGCTCTACTTCAAGATCAAACCACTGTTGAGGTCTGCTGAGGCTGAGAAGGAGATGGCCAACATGAAGGAGGAATTCTTGAAGTTAAAAGAGGCTTATGCAAAATCTGAAGCCCGACGAAAGGAGCTGGAAGAGAAAATGGTCACCCTTCTCCAAGAGAAAAATGACCTGCAGCTTCAAGTTCAGGCT GAGCAGGATAATCTCTCAGATGCTGAAGAGCGATGTGAGGGTCTAATCAAGAATAAGATCCAACTTGAAGCCAAATGTAAAGAGCTGAATGAGCgactggaggatgaggaggagatgAACGCAGAACTGACTGCTAAGAAGAGGAAGCTGGAGGATGAATGCTCCGAGCTCAAAAAGGACATTGATGATCTGGAGCTAACTCTGGCCaaagtggagaaggagaaacatgcCACTGAGAACAAG GTTAAAAACCTGACTGAAGAGATGGCAGCTTTGGATGAGATCATCGCCAAGCTcacaaaggagaagaaagcTCTCCAGGAGGCCCATCAGCAAACTCTGGATGACCTCCAGAGTGAGGAGGACAAAGTCAATACGCTGACCAAGGCCAAAGCCAAACTGGAACAGCAAGTTGATGAT CTTGAGGGATCACTGGAACAAGAAAAGAAGATCCGCATGGATCTTGAGAGAGCAAAAAGGAAGCTTGAGGGAGACTTAAAGTTGACCCAAGAGAGTGTGATGGACCTGGAGAATGACAAGCAGCAACTAGAGGAACGgctgaaaaa gAAAGACTTTGAAATCAGTCAGTTAAACAGCAAGATTGAGGATGAGCAGGCAATGGGAGCTCAACTCCAGAAGAAACTGAAGGAGTTGCAG GCTCGTattgaggagctggaggaagagcTGGAGGCTGAGAGAGCCGCCCGTGCCAaagtggagaaacagagggcaGATTTGGCCAGAGAACTGGAGGAAATCAGTGAGAGGCTGGAGGAGGCTGGCGGTGCCACCGCTGCCCAGATTGAGATGAATAAGAAGAGGGAGGCCGAATTCCAGAAACTTCGCAGAGACCTTGAGGAGTCCACTCTGCAGCATGAGGCCACTGCTGCTACACTGAGGAAGAAACATGCTGACAGTGTGGCTGACCTGGGAGAGCAGATTGACAGTCTCCAGAGAGTCAAGCAGAAGCTTGAGAAGGAAAAGAGTGAACTGAGATTGGAGTTGGACGATGTGGTCTCCAATATGGAGCAGATCGTCAAGGCCAAG GCCAACCTGGAGAAAATGTGTAGAACTCTTGAGGATCAAATGACTGAATACAGGACAAAATTTGAGGAAGGACAGCGTAGCATCAATGATTTTACAATGCAAAAAGCCAAGCTGCAAACTGAGAATG GTGAGCTGGCACGGCAGCTTGAGGAGAAGGACTCTTTAGTGTCTCAACTGACCAGAGGCAAGCAGTCCTACACTCAGCAGATTGAGGATCTAAAGAGACAACTGGAAGAGGAAGTCAAG GCTAAGAATGCATTGGCCCATGCAGTGCAGTCTGCTCGTCATGATGCTGACTTGCTGAGAGAACAGTttgaagaggagcaggaggccAAAGCTGAACTGCAGCGCAGTCTGTCTAAAGCCAACTCTGAGGTGGCTCAGTGGAGAACCAAGTATGAAACTGATGCCATCCAGAGGACTGAAGAGCTGGAGGAGGCAAA GAAGAAGCTGGCTCAGCGCCTACAAGATGCAGAGGAAGCTGTGGAAGCTGTTAATGCCAAATGTGCCTCTCTGGAGAAAACTAAACACAGGCTTCAGAATGAAATTGAAGATCTCATGGTTGATGTTGAAAGAGCCAAtgcagctgctgctgctctggACAAGAAGCAAAGAAACTTTGACAAA GTCCTGGCTGAGtggaaacagaaatatgaggaaTCGCAAAGTGAGCTGGAGAGTTCCCAGAAAGAGGCCAGATCACTCAGCACTGAGCTCTTCAAACTGAAGAACTCCTATGAGGAGTCTCTCGATCACCTAGAGACcatgaaaagggaaaacaagAACCTCCAAG AGGAAATTTCTGACCTAACGGAGCAACTTGGCGAGAGTGGAAAGAGTATCCACGAGTTGGAGAAAATCCGTAAACAACTGGAGCAGGAAAAGTCTGAGATCCAAGCGGCCCTGGAGGAAGCAGAG GCCTCCCTAGAGCATGAAGAAGGAAAGATCCTGAGAGCTCAGTTAGAGTTCAATCAGGTCAAGGCTGATATTGAGCGTAAACTGGCTGAGAAAGATGAGGAAATGGAGCAGGCCAAGAGGAACCAGCAGAGAATGGTGGACACCTTGCAGAGCTCCCTGGAGGCAGAGACTCGCAGCAGGAATGAGGCCCTtaggctgaaaaagaaaatggagggagaCCTCAATGAGATGGAGATCCAACTCAGCCAGGCCAACAGGCAAGCAGCAGAGGCTCAAAAGCAACTCAAGGGTCTCCACGGACATCTGAAG GATGCTCAACTGCAGCTTGACGACGCTCTTCGTGCTAATGATGATCTGAAAGAGAACATTGCTATTGTGGAGAGACGTAACAATCTGCTGCAGGCAGAATTGGATGAGCTGAGGTCCCTGGTagagcagactgagagaggccGCAAACTGGCTGAGCAAGAGCTGCTGGACGTCAGCGAGAGGGTTCAGCTTCTGCACTCTCAG AACACCAGCTTGCTGAACCAGAAGAAGAAGCTGGAGGCTGACACATCCCAGCTTCAGACTGAGGTGGAGGAGGCAGTACAAGAATGCAGAAATGCTGAGGAAAAAGCTAAGAAGGCCATCACTGATGCTGCCATGATGGCtgaggagctgaagaaagagCAGGACACCAGTGCTCACCTGGAACGTATGAAGAAGAACATGGAGCAGACCATCAAGGACCTGCAGCACCGTCTGGATGAAGCTGAACAAATCGCCATGAAAGGTGGCAAGAAGCAGGTCCAGAAGCTGGAGGCCAGG GTGAGAGAGCTGGAGGCTGAGGTGGAGATGGAACAAAGGAAGAGCGCTGATTCTGTGAAAGGAATTCGTAAATACGAGAGACGCATTAAGGAGCTCACCTATCAG ACTGAGGAGGACCGTAAGAATCTGGCCCGTCTGCAGGATCTCGTTGACAAACTACAGTTGAAAGTCAAGTCCTACAAGAGAACTGCAGAGGAGGCT GAGGAACAGGCTAATGCCAACCTGACCAAGTTCCGTAAGCTGCAGCATGAACTAGATGAGGCAGAAGAGAGAGCTGATATTGCTGAGTCTCAGGTCAACAAGTTGAGGGCTAAGAGTCGTGACGCTGGTTCCAAG AAAGGGCATGATGAAGAGTGA